One Diospyros lotus cultivar Yz01 chromosome 1, ASM1463336v1, whole genome shotgun sequence genomic window carries:
- the LOC127791219 gene encoding uncharacterized protein LOC127791219, giving the protein MELELTIVKSGAESDYYYPLKRHARRFLVTTAAIRMGTDNQQIADKKMSNLQPVEYVSLKNLPPPTPPFMTPPAFKDPILRRAASAYLMPGMAAAAAADPGFACRAKDVCVGCVRGFLNDVVWNIIKSVFSKNRNNVDVDDGDGDGDGDRKVD; this is encoded by the coding sequence ATGGAATTGGAGTTAACGATAGTGAAGTCCGGTGCGGAATCTGATTACTACTACCCCTTAAAACGCCATGCTCGGCGCTTTCTCGTAACCACTGCCGCCATTCGTATGGGCACTGATAACCAGCAAATCGCGGACAAGAAGATGTCGAACTTGCAGCCTGTCGAGTACGTTAGCCTCAAGAATCTTCCGCCGCCGACTCCACCGTTCATGACGCCGCCGGCGTTCAAGGACCCAATCCTGCGGCGAGCCGCGTCGGCGTATCTCATGCCGGGGATGGCTGCCGCCGCAGCCGCCGACCCTGGCTTCGCCTGCCGTGCGAAGGACGTGTGTGTCGGGTGCGTCCGAGGATTCCTCAACGACGTCGTTTGGAACATTATCAAGAGTGTGTTTTCTAAGAACCGGAATAATGTAGATGTAGACGACGGCGACGGCGACGGGGACGGAGACCGTAAAGTTGACTGA